Part of the Acomys russatus chromosome 19, mAcoRus1.1, whole genome shotgun sequence genome, gaacCCAGGACTCACACAGATGTTCAGCTGTGTGTGGATGTGGCGCAGTGTGTGAAGAGGCTGGTCCAGGATGGTGCTCGGGGCTGAGTCAGTCATGTTCTCCAAGACCGTCAGTGTCAGCGCCAGCTCAGCCTGCAAGGCCTTGGGGCGCTCCTGGACCTGCAcagggagacaggagagggaCCACGTGAGGGAGCAGGGGTGGCTTAGGTCAAGGGAGacaggggaagggggcagggtaGTGGACAGGACAAGGGACATGTGAGAGGTAGAGGGCAGAGCCAGGTGAGGGGCCACAACCAATGTGGTCAGGTGGTGGACAGGTCATGGGACCGCTGGTGCAGGGGAGAAGCGGGAAGGCGGAGGCCCCAAACTGCACCCGGATGAGCCGCTGCTGAGGCCAGCCCGTGTCCAGCTCCAACTCACCTGCAGCTGCTGCAGGTCCCAGGCCCTGGGGAAGAGGCGGGAGCTGCACCTGATGTCCTTGTCAAGCAGCCAGTCTTCCTGGAGAGCACAGACACAGGTTAGCTCATATAGGAGGGTGGAGGTTAGACCACTCACTGCGGTGGGACTTGGAGAGGGTCACAACGGGAAAAGGGAAGTTCACAGCCAGAAAGACAGAGGCTCCTCTGTGACAGGAGAGACTAGACAGCCCCTGCACTAGGGGCAGGAGATAGCCCAATTTGGGAAGGCTGGAGATCATTCTACTGTGGGAGAACCTGGGGTTAGCTCACTGAGGGAAGAGTGGAAATTAGCCCGCTGCAGGAACGGTGAGGCTTAGAATAGGACAGAAAGAATGGGTTGTGTGCCCCCACCCAAGGAAGGGTGGAGATCAGCTCTCTGCAGCAGGGGTGTCAATCGGTCTACTGCAGGAATGGCTGAGGTTAGCCCACTAGAGCAGGAGTTGAAGTCAACCGCACTGCAGGAGGTGTGGAGACCGCTTTCTTCCCAGCCTGTTTAAGGGGGTGAGAcccaggaagggagggatggagctaGCCCACACAGGAGGGAGACTCACAATGGCATCCTGGGCGTTCTTGAAAGCCAGCACCTCTTGTGGGGACAGAGACTTGAACCTGCCTATGTGGCAATCCTTTGCTTCTGGTGGGAGCCTGGAGGCCCTGGGGGCAGGGACAGCGCTGGTTCTGGTCAGCACCacggccagcagcagcagcagcaggaggtggCACACGTGGCCCCCAGCTGTTTCTGTGTCACAGAAGGACAGAGTGAGGGCTGCAGGATGGGGACaatggggacacacacacccaAGCACCGGTCTGGGGGCTCACCTGGCTTCATCTTGCTCTCTGGAGTCTGTGAGAAGAAGGGGGAGTC contains:
- the LOC127203252 gene encoding interferon lambda-2-like, producing the protein MKPETAGGHVCHLLLLLLLAVVLTRTSAVPAPRASRLPPEAKDCHIGRFKSLSPQEVLAFKNAQDAIEDWLLDKDIRCSSRLFPRAWDLQQLQVQERPKALQAELALTLTVLENMTDSAPSTILDQPLHTLRHIHTQLNICMQLQPPAAEPRPPSRRLSRWLLRLQEAQRKESPGCLEDSVTFNLFHLLLKDLKCVARGDQCV